From Amia ocellicauda isolate fAmiCal2 chromosome 12, fAmiCal2.hap1, whole genome shotgun sequence, a single genomic window includes:
- the LOC136764086 gene encoding C-X-C chemokine receptor type 3-like, which yields MATTTCAFRPSSCHPCMPLRGCWDEHLYFNDSDNYTYYHTYHTNCWFSRWDWCNDEDSLRFEALFLPTLYALALLLGLPGNVLMLAMLFRQHQPWRGTDVFVMNLALADTLLVITLPLWATQAVWGWSFRTPLCKIVGGVFKVNFFCCIFLLTCISLYCYLSIVHHMHFHPRQVWGACLSIWLLGLLLSIPDLIVLEAGMPEQWGGRTKCILHYEHPWESWGITDWQFVCRLLYHVTSLLLSFAIIGFCFICELRKKDGVQIHGIMRNIFRLVLASFLCWLPYNLTLLVDTLNSWLDFIHTCSSRLALDTSLVVTSALASLHCCLNTLLYAFLRKKVRSHLQGLLRSMGCPGVQARGPKEPQAELASTSNCTYMEWYYAQMELESGKVNSAF from the exons ATGGCCACTACAACCTGCGCTTTCAGGCCCTCTTCCTGCCACCCCTGTATGCCCTTGCGCGGCTGCTGG GATGAGCACCTATATTTCAATGACTCAGACAATTACACCTACTACCACACCTACCACACCAACTGCTGGTTCAGCAGATGGGACTGGTGTAACGATGAGGACAGCCTGCGCTTCGAGGCCCTCTTCCTGCCAACCCTGTATGCCCTGGCACTGCTGCTGGGGCTACCAGGAAACGTGCTCATGCTGGCCATGCTGTTTCGGCAGCACCAGCCCTGGAGAGGGACAGACGTGTTTGTGATGAACCTGGCACTGGCTGACACCCTGCTGGTCATCACACTGCCCCTGTGGGCGACCCAGGCGGTGTGGGGCTGGAGCTTCAGAACCCCTTTGTGCAAGATAGTGGGGGGGGTGTTCAAG gtgaacTTCTTCTGTTGCATCTTCCTGCTGACCTGCATCAGCCTGTACTGCTACCTGTCCATTGTCCACCACATGCACTTCCACCCCCGGCAAGTGTGGGGCGCATGCCTGTCCATCTGGCTGCTCGGCCTCCTCCTGTCCATCCCTGACCTGATTGTCCTGGAGGCCGGGATGCCTGAGCAGTGGGGTGGGCGAACCAAGTGCATCCTCCACTATGAGCACCCCTGGGAGTCCTGGGGCATCACCGACTGGCAGTTCGTCTGCCGCCTGTTATACCACGTGACCAGCTTGCTGCTGTCCTTCGCCATCATAGGCTTCTGCTTCATCTGTGAGCTGAGGAAGAAGGACGGTGTTCAGATTCACGGGATCATGCGCAACATTTTTAGGTTAGTGCTGGCATCCTTCCTATGCTGGCTGCCCTATAACCTGACCTTGCTGGTGGACACACTAAACTCCTGGCTGGACTTCATTCACACCTGCAGCAGCAGGTTGGCTCTGGACACATCTCTGGTGGTCACCTCCGCACTGGCATCCCTGCACTGCTGCCTCAATACACTGCTGTATGCTTTTTTGAGGAAGAAGGTCCGCTCCCACCTTCAGGGGCTGCTGCGCTCCATGGGCTGTCCAGGGGTCCAGGCGAGGGGTCCGAAGGAGCCCCAGGCAGAGCTGGCCAGCACCTCCAACTGCACCTACATGGAGTGGTATT ATGCACAAATGGAGCTGGAGAGTGGGAAGGTCAACAGTGCCTTTTAA